The following are from one region of the bacterium genome:
- a CDS encoding VOC family protein, with protein MNGEIRLRGLHHVTLVTRDIDAMVNFLEEAVGLRLVKTTVNFDAPGQKHYYLGDEKGSPGTMVTFFEIPEMPENRLGAGGMHHIAFGVEDESDLHRQMKKLDVMGISHTGIVDRVYFKSVYFQGPENLLIEMATMGPGFGADGDQVEGRAGPEGHQA; from the coding sequence ATGAACGGGGAAATCCGCCTGAGGGGACTTCACCACGTCACGCTGGTCACCCGGGACATTGATGCAATGGTGAATTTTCTCGAAGAGGCCGTGGGGCTCCGCCTGGTGAAAACGACGGTCAATTTCGACGCCCCCGGTCAGAAACACTATTATCTCGGGGATGAAAAAGGGAGTCCGGGAACCATGGTCACCTTTTTCGAAATTCCCGAGATGCCGGAGAACCGGCTCGGCGCTGGCGGAATGCACCACATCGCCTTCGGCGTCGAGGATGAGAGCGACTTGCACCGCCAGATGAAAAAACTGGACGTGATGGGCATCTCCCACACCGGCATCGTGGATCGGGTTTACTTCAAGTCCGTCTACTTCCAGGGGCCCGAGAATCTGCTCATCGAGATGGCGACGATGGGGCCGGGCTTCGGCGCCGACGGCGATCAGGTCGAGGGCCGGGCGGGCCCGGAGGGACATCAGGCGTGA
- a CDS encoding FAD-containing oxidoreductase yields MTTTYDAIVIGTGQSGPMLAFRLAGAGMKVAVAERGRFGGTCVNVGCIPTKTMVASARAAYVARRAAHFGVEIEGSIRVDMKKVKARKDELVRASTTGVENWMKSAENITVYEGHARFEGPNAVRVRDDLLKAEKIFINVGGRASIPPIPGLDSVLYLTNSSMMEVDYLPAHLLVLGGSYIGLEFGQMFRRFGSEVTIIQRDSHLVSREDEDVSEAVREILEAEDITVCTDTGDLKIESRDGKIAIGMMCGGAPREVAGSHLLVATGRVPNTDDLGLDAAGIETDARGFIGVDDQLRTNVPGVWAMGDCNGRGAFTHTSWNDYEIVAANLLDNDPRKVSDRFVTYGLFIDPPLARVGMSEREARASGRKVLMSKKPMSHIGRAKEKGETHGFMKFLVDAGTKEILGASILGVGGDEAIHCITDVMYAGASYTTIQRAVHIHPTISELIPTTLGELAPLA; encoded by the coding sequence ATGACAACGACCTATGACGCGATCGTGATCGGCACCGGGCAGTCCGGCCCCATGCTCGCCTTCCGGCTCGCGGGCGCGGGCATGAAGGTGGCCGTCGCCGAGCGGGGCCGCTTCGGCGGCACATGCGTGAACGTCGGCTGCATCCCGACCAAGACGATGGTGGCGAGCGCGCGCGCGGCCTACGTGGCGAGACGGGCGGCCCATTTCGGCGTCGAGATCGAGGGATCGATCCGCGTCGACATGAAGAAGGTGAAGGCGCGCAAGGATGAGCTGGTGCGAGCCTCGACCACCGGGGTGGAGAACTGGATGAAATCGGCCGAGAACATCACCGTCTACGAGGGACACGCCCGCTTCGAGGGGCCGAACGCGGTCCGCGTGAGGGACGACCTCCTCAAGGCAGAAAAGATATTCATCAACGTGGGCGGAAGGGCGAGCATCCCCCCCATCCCCGGTCTCGATTCGGTCCTCTATCTGACGAACTCCTCCATGATGGAGGTGGATTACCTTCCCGCGCATCTTCTGGTGCTGGGGGGAAGCTACATCGGCCTCGAATTCGGGCAGATGTTCCGCCGCTTCGGAAGCGAGGTGACGATCATCCAGCGCGATTCACACCTGGTCTCCCGCGAGGACGAAGATGTTTCGGAGGCCGTCCGCGAGATTCTCGAAGCCGAGGACATCACCGTCTGCACCGACACCGGAGATCTCAAGATCGAGAGCCGGGACGGGAAGATCGCCATCGGGATGATGTGCGGCGGGGCGCCGCGCGAGGTCGCGGGCTCCCACCTTCTGGTGGCGACCGGAAGGGTGCCGAACACGGACGACCTGGGCCTCGATGCGGCCGGGATCGAGACGGATGCGCGCGGCTTCATCGGGGTGGACGATCAGCTCCGCACGAACGTCCCCGGCGTCTGGGCGATGGGCGACTGCAACGGAAGAGGCGCCTTCACCCACACCTCCTGGAACGACTACGAGATCGTGGCGGCGAATCTGCTCGATAACGATCCGCGGAAGGTGAGCGACCGGTTCGTGACCTATGGGCTTTTTATCGACCCGCCCCTCGCCCGCGTCGGGATGAGCGAGCGCGAGGCCCGCGCCTCGGGGCGCAAGGTGCTGATGAGCAAAAAACCGATGAGCCACATCGGCCGCGCAAAAGAGAAGGGCGAGACCCACGGCTTCATGAAATTTCTGGTGGACGCCGGGACGAAGGAGATTCTCGGGGCGTCGATTCTCGGCGTCGGCGGCGATGAGGCCATCCACTGCATCACCGATGTGATGTACGCCGGGGCGTCCTACACCACGATCCAGAGGGCGGTCCACATCCACCCGACGATCTCCGAGCTCATCCCCACCACCCTCGGCGAGCTCGCCCCGCTGGCGTAG
- a CDS encoding helix-turn-helix domain containing protein: MDNLRNQRKISTRRTLLQVARGLFGRSGYGGTGTEEVVAASRVTRGALYHHFRDKRDLFQAVFEDLDLETAEKALAAAQGAGTPWEALSRAAGAFLDAALDPTFQRIALRDAPAVLGAAANQENRVSETLQGLLRRTEAAGHLSLPLIGTLHEAAREIARSDSPEAARQAAGSALAWLIDAMKKSSGEDIIPPS, encoded by the coding sequence ATGGATAATCTCCGGAATCAAAGGAAAATCTCGACTAGGCGGACGCTGCTCCAGGTGGCGCGGGGGCTTTTCGGCCGGAGCGGCTACGGGGGGACGGGGACCGAGGAGGTGGTGGCGGCCTCGCGGGTGACGCGGGGGGCGCTCTATCACCATTTCCGGGACAAGCGGGACCTCTTCCAAGCGGTTTTCGAGGACCTAGACCTGGAGACCGCCGAGAAGGCCCTGGCAGCCGCCCAAGGGGCTGGAACGCCCTGGGAAGCCCTCTCCCGGGCCGCAGGGGCCTTTCTGGACGCCGCGCTCGATCCCACCTTCCAGCGGATCGCCCTGCGCGACGCCCCGGCGGTCCTGGGCGCTGCGGCCAACCAGGAGAACCGCGTTTCAGAGACGCTGCAAGGGCTGCTCCGCCGCACGGAGGCCGCGGGGCATCTCTCCCTTCCCCTCATCGGCACCCTCCACGAGGCGGCCCGCGAGATCGCCCGCAGCGATTCACCCGAGGCCGCGCGGCAGGCGGCGGGCAGTGCGCTCGCCTGGCTCATCGATGCGATGAAGAAATCCTCTGGGGAAGATATAATCCCCCCATCCTGA